A genomic window from Variovorax paradoxus includes:
- a CDS encoding TonB-dependent receptor has product MIPNFRRSAVGIAVLSLLSWSAFAQDATTTTTTVAPSAEGTLSTVEIQSERLKKARMELSPEVGATVYRIDRAAIDALGKGDATPLDDVLLTLPGVAKDSKASGSLHVRDDHGNVQYRVNGVQLPEGISGFGQSLDTRYIDSVNFLTGALPAQYGLRTAGVVDIQTKQGFGKPGGSLGFTFGSHNTLEESGSVYGTTGNLSYYLSGSLVSNTNGIENPQPTLNAQNDRTRQGKTFGNLSYYLDADTRLGLMFGTYNGKFQIPTNPNQTPSFSLAGYSDLGTGYNGLPSSDVRERQTEATRFVALSYQKTVGALDFQLSAFHQYSSLHYVPDAVGDLIYNGVASDTLRSNSSNGLQADASYKLNDAHTLRFGGAYTRQTTRSINAVNVFPVDDTGAQVGNTPLLINDNSSKVGQLASLYLQDEWRIDSKLTFNYGLRYDSVDAFTKEHQWSPRLNLAYKLSDDTALHAGYARYFTPPPQELASQQSINLYAGTTNQPEVANSDAVKAERTHYFDLGVDHKVNANLSLSADVYYKDITNLLDEGQFGQALILSPFNYAKGFARGLELSARYSDDHWSAYANFAYQKAMGKDIVSSQSLFGADELSYIANHYVYLDHDQTYTLSGGASYRFGDNQVSGDLIFGSGLRRTPDGGAPNSAALPHYAVVNAAYSHTWKESSGGDIVGRIAILNLFDKSYLLRDGTGVGVGAPQYGTRRSLYVSMTTHF; this is encoded by the coding sequence ATGATTCCCAATTTCCGTCGCAGTGCCGTTGGCATTGCCGTTCTTTCACTGCTGTCCTGGTCGGCCTTCGCCCAGGACGCGACCACCACGACCACCACCGTCGCGCCCAGCGCCGAAGGCACGCTGTCTACCGTGGAGATCCAGTCCGAGCGCCTCAAGAAGGCGCGCATGGAACTCTCGCCCGAGGTCGGCGCGACCGTCTACCGCATCGACCGCGCGGCCATCGACGCGCTCGGCAAGGGCGACGCCACGCCGCTGGACGACGTGCTGCTGACACTGCCCGGCGTGGCCAAGGACTCGAAGGCTTCCGGTTCGCTGCATGTGCGCGACGACCACGGCAACGTGCAGTACCGCGTCAACGGCGTGCAGCTGCCCGAAGGTATTTCGGGCTTCGGCCAGTCGCTGGACACGCGCTACATCGACTCGGTCAACTTCCTGACCGGCGCCTTGCCCGCGCAATACGGCCTGCGCACTGCCGGGGTGGTCGACATCCAGACCAAGCAGGGCTTCGGCAAGCCCGGCGGTTCGCTCGGCTTCACCTTCGGCAGCCACAACACGCTGGAAGAAAGCGGCTCGGTCTACGGCACCACCGGCAACCTGAGCTACTACCTGTCGGGCAGCCTGGTGTCCAACACCAACGGCATCGAGAACCCGCAGCCCACGCTCAACGCGCAGAACGACCGCACGCGGCAGGGCAAGACCTTCGGCAACCTCTCGTACTACCTCGACGCCGACACGCGCCTGGGCCTGATGTTCGGCACCTACAACGGCAAGTTCCAGATTCCGACCAACCCGAACCAGACGCCGTCCTTCTCGCTGGCCGGCTACAGCGACCTGGGCACGGGCTACAACGGGCTGCCGTCGTCCGACGTGCGCGAGCGCCAGACCGAGGCCACACGCTTCGTCGCGCTGTCCTACCAGAAGACGGTGGGCGCGCTGGACTTCCAGCTCTCGGCCTTCCACCAGTACTCGAGCCTGCACTACGTGCCCGACGCCGTGGGCGACCTGATCTACAACGGCGTGGCCTCCGACACCCTGCGCTCCAACTCGTCCAACGGCCTGCAGGCCGATGCGTCGTACAAGCTGAACGATGCCCACACGCTGCGCTTCGGCGGCGCCTACACGCGGCAGACCACGCGCAGCATCAATGCGGTGAACGTGTTCCCGGTCGACGACACCGGCGCGCAGGTAGGCAACACGCCGCTGCTGATCAACGACAACTCCAGCAAGGTCGGCCAGCTCGCCAGCCTCTACCTGCAGGACGAATGGCGCATCGACTCGAAGCTGACCTTCAACTACGGCTTGCGCTACGACAGCGTCGACGCTTTCACCAAAGAGCACCAGTGGAGCCCGCGGCTGAACCTTGCGTACAAGCTGTCGGACGACACGGCGCTGCACGCGGGCTACGCGCGCTACTTCACGCCGCCGCCGCAGGAGCTGGCCTCGCAGCAGAGCATCAATCTGTATGCGGGCACCACCAACCAGCCGGAGGTTGCCAACTCCGATGCGGTGAAGGCGGAGCGCACCCATTACTTCGACCTGGGCGTGGACCACAAGGTGAATGCCAACCTGTCGCTGTCGGCCGACGTGTACTACAAGGACATCACCAACCTGCTCGACGAAGGCCAGTTCGGCCAGGCGCTGATCCTGTCGCCGTTCAACTATGCCAAGGGCTTCGCGCGCGGGCTGGAGCTTTCGGCCCGTTACAGCGACGACCACTGGTCGGCCTACGCGAACTTCGCCTACCAGAAGGCGATGGGCAAGGACATCGTGTCGAGCCAGTCGCTGTTCGGCGCCGATGAGCTGAGCTACATCGCCAACCACTACGTGTACCTGGACCACGACCAGACCTACACACTGTCGGGCGGCGCCAGCTACCGCTTCGGCGACAACCAGGTCAGCGGCGACCTGATCTTCGGCAGCGGCCTGCGCCGCACGCCCGACGGCGGCGCGCCCAACAGCGCGGCACTGCCGCACTACGCGGTGGTCAACGCCGCCTACTCGCACACCTGGAAGGAGTCGTCGGGCGGTGACATCGTCGGGCGCATCGCCATCCTGAACCTGTTCGACAAGAGCTACCTGCTGCGCGACGGCACGGGCGTGGGCGTGGGTGCGCCGCAGTACGGCACGCGGCGCAGCCTGTACGTGAGCATGACCACGCACTTCTGA
- the msrA gene encoding peptide-methionine (S)-S-oxide reductase MsrA, protein MPTSSSPTETIVLGGGCFWCTEAVFDRVQGVLDVESGYCNGQVVNPTYEQVCTGRTGHAEVVKLEFDPAQISLREILEIFFVVHDPTTLNRQGNDAGTQYRSGIYYTSDAQKEVAEGVIREIEASKTYHSPVVTEVAKLANYSTAEAYHQDYFLNNPNQGYCAFVVGPKVEKFQKTFASRLKA, encoded by the coding sequence ATGCCTACTTCATCGTCGCCTACCGAAACCATCGTGCTGGGCGGTGGCTGCTTCTGGTGCACCGAGGCGGTGTTCGACCGGGTTCAGGGCGTGCTGGACGTGGAATCGGGCTATTGCAACGGCCAGGTCGTCAATCCGACCTACGAGCAGGTCTGCACCGGCCGAACCGGCCATGCCGAGGTGGTGAAGCTCGAATTCGACCCGGCGCAGATCAGCCTGCGCGAAATCCTCGAAATCTTCTTCGTCGTGCACGACCCGACCACGCTCAACCGCCAAGGCAACGACGCCGGCACCCAATACCGCAGCGGCATCTACTACACCAGCGACGCCCAGAAAGAGGTGGCCGAAGGGGTCATCCGCGAGATCGAGGCCAGCAAGACCTATCACTCGCCCGTCGTCACCGAAGTGGCGAAGCTCGCCAACTACTCGACGGCCGAGGCCTACCACCAGGACTACTTCCTGAACAACCCGAACCAGGGCTACTGCGCGTTCGTCGTGGGCCCGAAGGTCGAGAAGTTCCAGAAGACCTTCGCCTCGCGCCTGAAGGCCTGA
- a CDS encoding TetR/AcrR family transcriptional regulator, producing the protein MPTPRSFVEKICPVHAKRERRKEARPGELLAAALDLFVEKGFAATRSEEVAARAGVSKGTLFLYFPSKEELFKAVVMENLGGRFTEWNAEFEAFEGTTAEMLRYCMSVWWERVGKTQASGLTKLMMSEGANFPELAEFYRREVVRPGHELLRRIFKRGIDSGEFAPMDIDHAIYSVVAPMVFLMLWKHSAMVCVDGASALDPEKYVAVQADVVINGLSAHPGRPSVPPVSPPAPKIEGLS; encoded by the coding sequence ATGCCCACGCCCCGCTCCTTCGTCGAAAAGATCTGCCCGGTGCACGCCAAGCGCGAACGCCGGAAAGAGGCGCGCCCGGGCGAACTGCTGGCCGCCGCGCTCGATCTGTTCGTCGAAAAGGGCTTTGCCGCCACCCGTTCCGAGGAAGTGGCGGCGCGCGCCGGCGTCTCCAAGGGCACCCTCTTTCTTTACTTTCCGAGCAAGGAAGAGCTGTTCAAGGCCGTGGTCATGGAAAACCTCGGCGGCCGTTTCACGGAGTGGAATGCCGAGTTCGAGGCCTTCGAAGGCACCACGGCCGAGATGCTGCGCTACTGCATGAGCGTGTGGTGGGAGCGCGTCGGCAAGACCCAGGCCTCGGGCCTGACCAAGCTCATGATGAGCGAGGGCGCCAACTTTCCCGAACTGGCGGAGTTCTACCGCCGCGAGGTGGTCCGGCCCGGCCACGAGCTGCTGCGGCGCATTTTCAAGCGCGGCATCGACAGCGGCGAGTTCGCGCCGATGGACATCGACCACGCGATCTATTCGGTGGTGGCGCCCATGGTCTTCCTCATGCTCTGGAAGCATTCAGCCATGGTCTGCGTCGACGGCGCATCGGCGCTCGACCCCGAAAAGTACGTCGCCGTGCAGGCCGACGTGGTGATCAACGGGCTCAGCGCGCACCCCGGAAGGCCGAGCGTGCCGCCGGTGTCACCGCCGGCACCTAAAATTGAAGGTTTGTCCTGA
- a CDS encoding protein-L-isoaspartate O-methyltransferase family protein, with amino-acid sequence MNPTPTLERLRFNMIEQQIRPWDVLETDILELLAEIHREDYVPEEHRTLSFFDMELPLLDGSVPGEFMLSPKVEARTLQDLHIQKHESVLEIGTGSGFMAALLGARAAQVLSLEINPVLAARAAETLRRNGVTNVEVRNADGAVPLASGPSFDVIVLSGSVARIPQNLLGSLKVGGRLSAIVGEEPMMRAHFVTRSSESKWDTIQPWDIVAPRLLNFPEPSRFSF; translated from the coding sequence ATGAACCCCACCCCCACCCTCGAGCGCTTGCGCTTCAACATGATCGAACAGCAGATCCGCCCCTGGGATGTGCTGGAAACGGACATCCTCGAACTGCTGGCCGAAATCCACCGCGAAGACTACGTGCCGGAAGAACACCGCACGCTGTCCTTCTTCGACATGGAGCTGCCCCTGCTCGACGGCTCCGTGCCCGGCGAATTCATGCTGTCGCCCAAGGTCGAGGCCCGCACGCTGCAAGACCTGCACATCCAGAAGCACGAATCGGTGCTCGAAATCGGCACCGGCTCCGGCTTCATGGCCGCCCTGCTGGGTGCCCGCGCCGCCCAGGTGCTGTCGCTTGAAATCAACCCCGTGCTGGCCGCCCGCGCCGCCGAGACGCTGCGCCGCAACGGCGTGACCAACGTCGAAGTGCGCAATGCCGACGGCGCCGTGCCCCTGGCCAGCGGCCCGAGCTTCGACGTGATCGTGCTCAGCGGCTCGGTCGCCCGCATTCCGCAGAACCTGCTGGGTTCGCTCAAGGTCGGCGGCCGCCTCTCGGCCATCGTGGGCGAAGAGCCGATGATGCGCGCCCACTTCGTCACCCGCTCGAGCGAAAGCAAGTGGGACACCATCCAGCCCTGGGACATCGTGGCCCCGCGCCTGCTGAACTTCCCCGAGCCCTCGCGCTTCTCGTTCTGA
- a CDS encoding rhodanese-like domain-containing protein, whose amino-acid sequence MIDQVRPADLAAWFAQNADATPVLLDVREPWELQTASVAPQGFTLVAIPMNEIPGRLAELSNGQSELRIACLCHHGARSQRVAAFLNQNGFDQLANVAGGIDAWSSHDPSVPRY is encoded by the coding sequence ATGATCGACCAAGTCCGCCCCGCCGACCTTGCCGCCTGGTTCGCCCAGAACGCCGACGCCACCCCCGTGCTGCTCGACGTGCGCGAACCCTGGGAGCTGCAGACGGCGAGCGTCGCGCCCCAGGGCTTCACCCTGGTGGCGATTCCGATGAACGAGATTCCCGGGCGGCTGGCCGAGCTGAGCAACGGCCAGTCCGAACTTCGAATCGCATGCCTGTGCCATCACGGCGCGCGCAGCCAGCGCGTGGCCGCCTTTTTGAACCAGAACGGCTTTGACCAGCTCGCCAACGTGGCGGGCGGCATCGACGCCTGGTCTTCGCACGACCCCTCGGTCCCGCGCTACTGA
- a CDS encoding TolC family outer membrane protein produces the protein MPSRPRLSPLSAALAITFAALLASPALTQAQTLNELYDAARGYDATYQGARAQYEANVARAAQAKAGILPAVGLTAGVTRSDLDIDTLTGTGRGTTTPRDFNTQNVGINATQPLYRPANWATYEQGKRQADIAQAVLTIAEQDLIVRVSQAYFDVLASQDSLALVRAQKVAVAEQLASAKRNFEVGTSTITDSREAQARYDLVIAQEIAAENDLQVKKIVLDQLVGRPGSVPVPLRVPVVLPAAVPADINAWVTQADEVHPSIQQARLGLDVAGLEVDKAKAGHKPTLDANLGYNVTRNPTGTSTSTVGTRVNATTVGVTFNLPLFAGFATENRIKETLALEDQSRSVLDGTRRSVAQATRAAYLGLVSGAGQVKALEAAEASSQSALDANRLGYQVGVRINIDVLNSQSQLYQTKRDLAQARYNVLLGNLKLRQANGTLTTDDMNAINATLASNGSVPAVPSATGPDRSTTVPPATTVTPPSIPVIPPVPVQPFNPPAPTMPTAPVPPVILNPPVR, from the coding sequence ATGCCTTCCAGGCCCCGGCTTTCGCCTCTTTCCGCAGCGCTCGCAATCACCTTCGCAGCCCTGCTCGCATCGCCGGCCCTGACCCAGGCCCAGACACTGAACGAACTCTATGACGCCGCCCGCGGCTACGACGCCACCTACCAGGGCGCACGGGCCCAGTACGAGGCCAACGTCGCGCGCGCCGCGCAGGCCAAGGCCGGCATCCTGCCCGCCGTGGGGCTCACGGCCGGCGTGACGCGCAGCGACCTCGACATCGACACCCTCACGGGCACCGGCCGCGGCACCACCACGCCGCGCGACTTCAACACGCAGAACGTCGGCATCAACGCCACGCAGCCGCTGTACCGGCCCGCCAACTGGGCCACGTACGAGCAGGGCAAGCGCCAGGCCGACATCGCGCAGGCGGTGCTCACCATTGCCGAACAAGACCTGATCGTGCGCGTGAGCCAGGCGTACTTCGACGTGCTCGCAAGCCAGGACAGCCTGGCGCTGGTGCGCGCGCAAAAGGTTGCCGTGGCCGAGCAGTTGGCGTCGGCCAAGCGCAACTTCGAGGTCGGCACCTCCACCATCACCGACTCGCGCGAGGCACAGGCCCGCTACGACCTGGTGATCGCGCAAGAGATCGCGGCCGAGAACGACCTGCAGGTGAAGAAGATCGTGCTCGACCAGCTGGTCGGCCGCCCTGGCAGCGTGCCGGTGCCGCTGCGGGTGCCGGTGGTGCTGCCCGCCGCCGTGCCCGCGGACATCAACGCCTGGGTTACGCAGGCCGACGAGGTGCATCCCTCGATCCAGCAGGCCCGATTGGGCCTGGACGTGGCCGGGCTCGAAGTGGACAAGGCCAAGGCCGGCCACAAGCCCACGCTCGACGCCAACCTGGGCTACAACGTCACGCGCAACCCGACGGGCACCAGCACCAGCACCGTGGGCACGCGCGTCAACGCAACCACGGTCGGCGTGACCTTCAACCTGCCGCTGTTCGCCGGCTTCGCCACCGAAAACCGCATCAAGGAAACGCTGGCGCTCGAAGACCAGTCGCGCAGCGTGCTCGACGGCACCCGCCGCAGCGTGGCGCAGGCCACCCGCGCGGCCTACCTCGGGCTCGTCTCCGGCGCTGGACAGGTGAAGGCGCTGGAAGCGGCCGAGGCATCGAGCCAGAGCGCGCTCGACGCCAACCGGCTCGGCTACCAGGTGGGCGTGCGCATCAACATCGACGTGCTGAACTCGCAGAGCCAGCTCTACCAGACCAAACGCGACCTGGCGCAGGCGCGCTACAACGTGCTGCTGGGCAACCTGAAGCTGCGCCAGGCCAACGGCACGCTGACAACCGACGACATGAATGCGATCAACGCGACGCTGGCAAGCAATGGCAGCGTGCCTGCCGTGCCTTCGGCCACTGGGCCTGATCGCAGCACCACGGTGCCGCCTGCGACAACCGTGACGCCGCCGAGCATTCCGGTGATCCCGCCGGTGCCGGTGCAGCCGTTCAATCCGCCGGCGCCGACGATGCCGACAGCGCCCGTGCCGCCGGTAATCCTGAACCCGCCGGTGCGCTGA
- a CDS encoding 3-deoxy-D-manno-octulosonic acid transferase, with amino-acid sequence MRSLLLRLYGVFTTVVQPLVRRKLRRRAEAEPGYGVAVEERFGHYDEATTGQAQCWVHAVSLGETRAAAILIAELRRQYPGIPILLTHGTATGREEGAKLLEPGDTQVWQPWDTPGAVARFLDKFQPRIGVLMETEVWPEMAAACAERHIPLVLANARLNEKSLASAERLAWLARPAYSALTAVWAQTEADAHRLVSLGAKVAGIYGNLKFDATPDARQLNAAVSLRERLPKPMVVLASSRDGEERLLLEVLKRFGATSPVPPEQGAIRSIAKRVHDVQWMIVPRHPQRFDEVAALIEAEGFAVARRSAAGQPSDAEIWLGDSLGEMALYYGLADVALLGGSFEPLGGQNLIEPAACGCPVIMGPSTFNFAEAAQLSLAAGASLRVEGMEQAVTAALKLVENPERRATMAQAALAFSSSNRGAAERTAAAVLAIAQAAEPVTAAGEPLDEEPTRAEPTLD; translated from the coding sequence GTGCGTTCCCTGCTGCTTCGCCTCTACGGCGTCTTCACCACCGTCGTGCAACCGCTAGTGCGCCGCAAGCTGCGGCGCCGCGCCGAGGCCGAGCCGGGCTATGGCGTGGCCGTGGAAGAGCGCTTCGGCCACTACGACGAAGCCACCACCGGCCAGGCCCAGTGCTGGGTGCATGCGGTTTCGCTCGGCGAGACGCGCGCGGCCGCCATCCTGATTGCCGAGCTGCGGCGGCAGTACCCGGGCATTCCGATCCTGCTCACGCACGGCACAGCCACCGGCCGCGAAGAAGGCGCCAAGCTGCTCGAACCCGGCGACACGCAGGTCTGGCAGCCGTGGGACACGCCGGGTGCGGTGGCGCGTTTTCTTGACAAGTTCCAGCCCCGCATCGGCGTGCTGATGGAAACCGAGGTCTGGCCCGAGATGGCCGCTGCCTGCGCCGAGCGCCATATTCCGCTGGTGCTGGCCAACGCGCGGCTCAACGAGAAATCGCTGGCCTCGGCCGAACGGCTTGCATGGCTGGCGCGGCCCGCGTACTCGGCCCTGACGGCCGTGTGGGCGCAGACCGAGGCCGATGCGCACCGCCTGGTGTCGCTCGGCGCCAAGGTGGCCGGCATCTACGGCAACCTCAAATTCGACGCCACGCCCGATGCGCGCCAGCTGAACGCGGCCGTGTCGCTGCGCGAGCGCCTGCCCAAGCCGATGGTCGTGCTCGCAAGCTCGCGCGACGGCGAAGAGCGGCTGCTGCTCGAAGTGCTCAAGCGCTTCGGCGCAACCTCGCCCGTGCCGCCCGAGCAGGGCGCGATCCGCTCGATTGCCAAGCGCGTGCACGACGTGCAATGGATGATCGTGCCGCGTCATCCACAACGCTTCGACGAAGTGGCGGCGCTGATCGAGGCCGAGGGCTTTGCCGTCGCGCGCCGGAGCGCGGCGGGCCAGCCGTCAGATGCAGAGATCTGGCTCGGCGATTCGCTGGGCGAAATGGCGCTGTACTACGGCCTCGCCGACGTGGCGCTGCTCGGCGGCAGCTTCGAGCCGCTGGGCGGGCAGAACCTGATCGAGCCGGCGGCCTGCGGTTGCCCGGTGATCATGGGCCCGTCAACCTTCAACTTCGCCGAGGCGGCGCAGTTGTCGCTGGCAGCCGGTGCGTCGCTGCGGGTCGAGGGCATGGAGCAGGCCGTGACGGCCGCGCTGAAGCTGGTCGAGAACCCCGAGCGCCGCGCCACGATGGCGCAGGCCGCGCTGGCGTTCTCTTCATCGAACCGCGGAGCTGCCGAGCGCACCGCGGCCGCTGTGCTGGCGATTGCACAGGCGGCGGAACCGGTGACGGCGGCGGGGGAGCCGCTGGACGAAGAACCAACGCGGGCCGAGCCCACGCTGGACTGA
- a CDS encoding phosphomannomutase/phosphoglucomutase gives MQLSASIFKAYDIRGVVPVTLDTEVAEALGRAFGSAARAAGEKSVAVGRDGRLSGPALAEALIKGLVATGVEVIDVGAVTTPMLYFAAHTLCKSGIQVTGSHNPKDYNGFKMVLAGRAIYGDEIQGLRKTMEAGTAQLAPGGSVRKVDVTDAYVKRIAGDIKLARPMKIVIDSGNGIAGASAPAIFRAIGCEVTELFSEVDGDFPNHHPDPSKPENLKDLMAALATGDAELGLAFDGDGDRLGIVTKDGQNIFPDRQMQLFAQDVLSRVPGGTIIYDVKCSQRLAPAIEAAGGVPMIFKTGHSLIKAKMKEIDSPLGGEMSGHIFFKERWFGFDDGTYAGCRLLEILSKSPNASDVLNALPTSFSTPELNVACAEGEPHVVVDKLVKGASFAAPAKVSTIDGLRVDWPDGFGLIRASNTTPVLVLRFEGQTDAALKRIEAEMLALLRTVKPDAKLAEASH, from the coding sequence ATGCAGCTCAGCGCGTCGATCTTCAAGGCCTATGACATTCGCGGCGTCGTGCCCGTCACTCTCGATACGGAGGTGGCGGAAGCGCTCGGCAGGGCCTTCGGCAGCGCAGCCCGCGCCGCCGGTGAGAAGTCGGTGGCTGTGGGGCGCGATGGCCGCCTGTCGGGCCCCGCGCTGGCAGAGGCGCTGATCAAGGGCCTGGTGGCCACCGGCGTCGAAGTGATCGACGTGGGCGCCGTCACCACGCCAATGCTGTACTTCGCGGCCCACACGCTGTGCAAGAGCGGCATCCAGGTCACCGGCAGCCACAACCCCAAGGACTACAACGGCTTCAAGATGGTGCTGGCCGGCCGCGCGATCTACGGCGACGAGATCCAGGGCCTGCGCAAGACCATGGAAGCGGGCACCGCCCAGCTTGCCCCGGGCGGCAGCGTGCGCAAGGTCGACGTGACCGATGCCTACGTCAAGCGCATTGCCGGCGACATCAAGCTGGCACGGCCGATGAAGATCGTGATCGATTCGGGCAACGGCATTGCGGGTGCATCGGCCCCTGCCATCTTCCGCGCCATCGGCTGCGAAGTGACCGAGCTGTTCAGCGAAGTCGACGGCGACTTCCCCAACCATCACCCTGACCCCAGCAAGCCCGAGAACCTCAAGGACCTGATGGCCGCACTCGCCACGGGCGACGCCGAACTGGGCCTGGCCTTTGACGGCGACGGCGACCGCCTGGGCATCGTCACCAAGGACGGCCAGAACATCTTCCCCGACCGCCAGATGCAACTCTTTGCACAGGACGTGCTGTCGCGCGTGCCCGGCGGCACCATCATCTACGACGTGAAATGCTCGCAGCGCCTGGCACCGGCCATCGAGGCAGCGGGCGGCGTGCCGATGATCTTCAAGACCGGCCATTCGCTGATCAAGGCGAAGATGAAGGAAATCGATTCGCCGCTGGGCGGCGAGATGAGCGGCCACATCTTCTTCAAGGAGCGCTGGTTCGGCTTCGACGACGGCACCTATGCGGGCTGCCGGCTGCTCGAAATATTGAGCAAGAGCCCGAACGCGAGCGACGTGCTCAACGCACTGCCCACCAGCTTCTCGACGCCCGAACTGAACGTGGCCTGCGCCGAAGGCGAGCCGCACGTGGTGGTCGACAAGCTCGTGAAGGGCGCGAGCTTCGCGGCGCCCGCCAAGGTCTCGACCATCGACGGCTTGCGCGTCGACTGGCCCGATGGCTTCGGCCTGATCCGTGCATCGAACACCACCCCCGTGCTGGTGCTGCGCTTCGAAGGCCAGACCGATGCCGCATTGAAGCGCATCGAAGCCGAGATGCTGGCTTTGTTGAGAACCGTCAAGCCCGACGCCAAACTGGCTGAAGCCTCTCATTGA
- a CDS encoding DNA-3-methyladenine glycosylase 2 family protein: MPTSHTPTEALESDACYLAMKTHDARFDGSFFTAVTSTGIYCRPVCRVKLPRRENCRFFRHAAQAEAAGFRPCLRCRPELAPRAASWSTEDASRILALQAARLIDEPDAWSEDGPGAAQIAARLGVSDRHLRRIFEVQFGVSPLQYLQTRRLLAAKQLIADTRLPMTQVALASGFASVRRFNAAFLEHYGLNPSALRRAGGATAEGGEGKAIEVRLGFRPPYDANAMLGFFARRALRGVEVVSTADGKEPAKGSTPTYVKLTRTLRVQQGGQAHAGWLQLRFDLEREQLLLSVSDSLAAVLPIVISRARALFDLDAEPMAINAALHAAFPHGDGLRVPGTVDGFELAVRAVLGQQITVAAARTLGSRLVEAFGEPLATPIDGLNRLFPTPAAIAAASGDALGQLGIVRQRQTALHAIAREVASGKLALHAGADVPSTIAALQELPGIGAWTAQYIAMRALRWPDAFPAGDVALQKALGVTTARAASEASQAWRPWRSYAVLRAWHAPSSTPATATETAAAEFPLITTAGLTA, encoded by the coding sequence ATGCCTACCAGCCACACCCCCACCGAAGCGCTCGAGAGCGACGCCTGCTACCTGGCGATGAAGACGCATGATGCGCGCTTCGACGGGTCGTTCTTCACCGCCGTGACCTCCACCGGCATCTATTGCCGCCCGGTCTGCCGCGTCAAGCTGCCGCGGCGCGAGAACTGCCGGTTCTTCCGCCACGCCGCACAGGCCGAGGCCGCGGGCTTTCGCCCCTGCCTGCGCTGCCGGCCCGAGCTGGCGCCGCGTGCAGCCAGCTGGTCGACCGAAGACGCCTCGCGCATCCTCGCGCTGCAGGCGGCACGGCTGATCGACGAGCCCGATGCCTGGTCGGAAGACGGCCCGGGCGCGGCACAGATCGCGGCGCGGCTCGGCGTGAGCGATCGCCACCTGCGGCGCATCTTCGAGGTGCAGTTCGGCGTCTCGCCCCTTCAATATCTGCAGACGCGCCGCCTGCTGGCCGCCAAACAGCTCATCGCCGACACCCGCCTGCCGATGACGCAGGTGGCACTGGCCAGCGGCTTCGCCAGCGTGCGGCGGTTCAATGCGGCCTTTCTGGAGCACTATGGCCTGAACCCCAGCGCCCTGCGGCGCGCCGGTGGCGCCACCGCCGAAGGTGGCGAAGGCAAGGCCATCGAGGTGCGGCTGGGTTTTCGCCCGCCCTACGACGCCAACGCGATGCTGGGCTTCTTCGCGCGCCGTGCACTGCGCGGCGTCGAAGTCGTATCCACGGCGGACGGCAAGGAGCCCGCCAAGGGCAGCACGCCCACGTATGTAAAGCTGACACGCACGCTGCGCGTCCAGCAAGGAGGGCAGGCGCATGCGGGCTGGCTGCAACTGCGCTTCGACCTCGAACGCGAGCAACTGCTGCTGTCGGTCAGCGATTCGCTTGCCGCGGTGCTGCCCATCGTCATCAGCCGCGCTCGCGCCCTGTTCGACCTCGATGCCGAGCCGATGGCCATCAATGCGGCGCTGCATGCGGCCTTTCCGCATGGCGACGGGCTGCGCGTGCCGGGCACGGTCGACGGCTTCGAACTGGCGGTGCGCGCGGTGCTGGGCCAGCAGATCACGGTGGCCGCGGCGCGCACGCTGGGCTCGCGGCTTGTCGAGGCCTTCGGCGAACCGCTGGCTACACCCATCGACGGGCTGAACCGGCTGTTCCCCACGCCCGCGGCCATTGCCGCTGCGAGCGGCGATGCACTGGGGCAACTCGGCATCGTGCGGCAGCGGCAGACGGCCCTGCACGCCATCGCGCGCGAAGTCGCGTCCGGCAAGCTGGCGCTGCATGCAGGGGCCGACGTGCCTTCGACCATCGCGGCGCTGCAGGAGCTGCCCGGCATCGGCGCCTGGACCGCGCAGTACATCGCGATGCGCGCGCTGCGTTGGCCCGATGCCTTCCCGGCCGGCGACGTGGCACTGCAAAAGGCGCTGGGCGTAACCACAGCGCGCGCTGCCAGCGAGGCCTCGCAAGCCTGGCGGCCATGGCGCAGCTATGCGGTGCTGCGGGCCTGGCATGCACCCTCTTCCACTCCTGCGACCGCCACCGAAACGGCGGCCGCGGAATTCCCTCTCATCACTACGGCAGGCCTCACCGCCTGA